A window from Thermodesulfobacteriota bacterium encodes these proteins:
- a CDS encoding DUF5676 family membrane protein — MINTKHLLKVTSAWVSVVYAVCYAGVAIYPPIRDLFMQYALHMKTTIPSEYFGIGYFISGLIIWNIVALLAVALFAYLFNTFKK; from the coding sequence ATGATCAACACAAAGCACCTGCTTAAGGTTACTTCGGCCTGGGTGAGCGTCGTCTATGCCGTGTGCTACGCAGGAGTGGCGATTTATCCGCCGATTAGGGATTTGTTCATGCAGTACGCACTGCATATGAAAACCACTATCCCGTCCGAATATTTCGGTATCGGTTATTTCATCTCCGGCCTGATTATCTGGAACATCGTCGCCCTGCTCGCCGTCGCGCTCTTCGCATACCTGTTCAATACTTTCAAAAAATAA
- a CDS encoding VOC family protein: MDKVVHFEIPVDDLDRAKKFYSSIFGWELQDFQFAEGMTYTGVRTVQVDEKTYMPKEPGAINGGMTKRTKDVSAPIITIHVASIDEYIKKIEAAGGKTVMQKQEVPDMGFYSYFIDSEGNVIGLWETMKKD, from the coding sequence ATGGATAAAGTAGTGCATTTCGAGATACCGGTTGACGATCTGGACCGCGCCAAGAAATTCTACAGCTCCATATTCGGCTGGGAGCTTCAGGATTTTCAGTTTGCCGAAGGCATGACGTACACGGGCGTGAGGACAGTCCAGGTTGACGAGAAAACGTATATGCCCAAGGAGCCGGGCGCCATAAACGGCGGAATGACGAAGCGTACTAAGGACGTATCCGCCCCTATCATCACTATCCATGTCGCCTCTATAGACGAATACATAAAGAAAATCGAAGCCGCGGGCGGCAAGACCGTAATGCAGAAGCAGGAAGTCCCGGATATGGGTTTTTACTCCTACTTCATCGACTCCGAAGGCAACGTGATCGGATTATGGGAGACTATGAAGAAGGATTAA
- a CDS encoding dihydrofolate reductase family protein, with protein sequence MRKIIVTEFVTLDGVIQAPGGPTEDTSGGFAYGGWIVPYSDDFSGKVMREQMKQPLNLLLGRRTFEIFASYWPQHEDQWPGINDAVKYVVSNTMDKHEWKNSVFIKGEVVEEIKRLKKEDRQDIKVWGSGNLVQTLLKNDLVDELWLKIFPITLGLGKRLFADGTIPTAFTLIDSKVSPKGVIFASYKRAGEVKTGSF encoded by the coding sequence ATGAGAAAAATAATCGTAACAGAGTTTGTAACTCTAGACGGCGTGATACAGGCGCCCGGAGGCCCTACGGAAGATACATCGGGCGGCTTTGCATACGGCGGCTGGATAGTTCCGTACTCTGATGATTTTTCTGGCAAAGTCATGAGGGAGCAGATGAAACAACCTCTTAATTTGCTTCTTGGCAGAAGAACATTTGAGATATTCGCATCATACTGGCCCCAGCATGAGGACCAATGGCCCGGCATTAACGATGCCGTCAAGTATGTGGTTTCGAATACAATGGACAAGCATGAATGGAAAAATTCTGTTTTTATAAAGGGAGAGGTGGTGGAAGAAATTAAGAGACTAAAAAAAGAAGATAGACAGGATATCAAAGTCTGGGGCAGTGGTAACTTAGTTCAAACACTTTTAAAAAACGATCTTGTGGATGAGTTATGGCTAAAAATATTTCCTATCACGCTTGGGTTAGGTAAGCGCCTCTTTGCTGACGGTACTATCCCTACGGCGTTTACGCTCATTGATTCAAAGGTTTCACCAAAGGGCGTTATTTTTGCTAGTTACAAGCGCGCGGGAGAAGTGAAAACTGGATCGTTTTGA